Proteins co-encoded in one Bacillus infantis NRRL B-14911 genomic window:
- a CDS encoding DUF2812 domain-containing protein, with product MRKFKWFFDFDKEALWLNKMAGKGFLLESKTFGYRFRKAKPVRANYKIDFRQFSSQGDFDDYLMLFRDSGWEHISGTKTSGSQYFIQASSEAEADIFSDADSKAGRYKRMSKMYLTLFWTFLPILTALIVTDAIEPMALLNIKELYFTPGLWEKEGARFWSAFLFETPFALMRGASWLVLPAMLILYLVFSAKAERLYRETKDSGTLKY from the coding sequence ATGAGGAAGTTCAAATGGTTCTTTGATTTTGATAAAGAAGCGCTTTGGCTTAATAAGATGGCAGGCAAAGGATTTCTGCTTGAGTCCAAGACATTTGGATACCGGTTCCGCAAAGCAAAACCAGTAAGAGCTAATTATAAAATAGATTTCAGGCAATTTTCCTCGCAGGGCGACTTCGATGATTACCTGATGCTCTTTAGGGACAGCGGATGGGAACATATATCTGGAACTAAAACCTCAGGATCTCAGTACTTTATACAAGCTTCATCTGAAGCTGAAGCAGATATCTTCTCAGATGCCGATTCAAAAGCTGGGCGGTACAAGCGCATGTCAAAGATGTATCTCACTTTGTTTTGGACTTTCCTGCCTATCCTGACCGCTCTGATCGTTACAGACGCGATAGAACCGATGGCTTTGCTGAATATCAAAGAGCTTTATTTTACACCGGGATTATGGGAAAAAGAAGGCGCCCGCTTCTGGTCAGCGTTTCTATTCGAGACCCCCTTCGCACTGATGAGAGGAGCCTCCTGGCTGGTTCTTCCGGCCATGCTCATCTTATATCTCGTATTCAGTGCAAAAGCGGAGCGCCTGTACCGGGAAACGAAGGATTCGGGAACCTTGAAGTATTAA
- a CDS encoding ABC transporter substrate-binding protein produces the protein MKSLQTGKKEAAGMIYVADSSPQNWLYILFNTMEEAVRADKEGKVVPNLADYHWHSENVLELRIKEGVKFQNGEKLSALTVQESLHELSRWQAPHPPGTFLNFIPFTLEVKDEYTVLLKFADPDGLAPAKLRAAHLANRRFWDTLGFGYLKLGSGEGHW, from the coding sequence ATGAAAAGCTTGCAAACAGGCAAAAAGGAAGCAGCCGGGATGATTTATGTGGCAGATTCCTCTCCCCAAAATTGGCTGTATATTTTATTCAATACTATGGAGGAGGCGGTCCGGGCTGACAAGGAAGGGAAGGTTGTCCCGAACCTGGCGGATTATCACTGGCACAGTGAGAATGTGCTTGAACTCAGGATTAAGGAAGGAGTGAAGTTTCAGAATGGAGAGAAGTTATCGGCACTAACTGTACAGGAGAGCTTACACGAGCTGTCCAGATGGCAAGCTCCACACCCTCCGGGAACCTTCCTGAACTTTATTCCTTTCACACTGGAAGTAAAAGATGAGTATACGGTCCTCCTGAAATTTGCCGATCCGGATGGACTGGCTCCGGCAAAGCTGCGTGCAGCCCATCTGGCAAACAGGAGGTTCTGGGATACTCTCGGCTTTGGCTACCTTAAGCTTGGCAGCGGAGAAGGACACTGGTGA
- a CDS encoding AraC family transcriptional regulator, whose translation MGWAEGLQKAIDYMEEHLLDDISIEDIALEANASSFHFQRTFSVLTDMSIGEYLRKRRLTLAAQELTTSDEKVIDIALKYGYDTPEAFAKAFRRQHGLTPTDARKKAGQLNAYNRLVIQVTLKGAEPMKYKIIEKESFTAAGIRKEFSMENGENFKGIPKMWKQVHEDGINKILFTLNEHVLGICVDKRGETGEPKMDYWIAAECKGGKPEGLEELIIPASKWAVFEVHGEMPDAMQNTWKQIFSEWFPSNPYEHAGTPELEVYNDDDPYSPDCYSEIWIPVK comes from the coding sequence ATGGGATGGGCTGAGGGGCTTCAGAAAGCGATCGATTATATGGAGGAACACCTTCTGGATGATATTTCAATTGAGGATATTGCCTTGGAGGCAAATGCTTCCTCCTTCCATTTTCAGCGGACATTTTCGGTACTGACAGATATGTCGATTGGAGAATATCTGCGGAAGAGGAGGCTGACGCTAGCAGCGCAGGAGCTTACAACATCAGATGAAAAGGTCATCGATATCGCCCTGAAATATGGCTATGACACTCCCGAGGCTTTCGCGAAAGCCTTCCGCCGCCAGCATGGGCTGACACCAACAGATGCGCGGAAAAAGGCTGGACAGCTGAACGCCTATAATCGCCTGGTCATACAGGTAACCTTGAAGGGAGCGGAACCAATGAAGTACAAAATCATTGAAAAAGAAAGCTTTACAGCGGCAGGGATCAGAAAGGAATTTTCCATGGAAAACGGTGAGAATTTCAAAGGCATTCCAAAAATGTGGAAGCAGGTGCATGAAGACGGCATCAATAAAATCCTTTTTACGCTGAATGAACATGTTCTTGGAATTTGTGTCGATAAAAGGGGTGAGACCGGAGAGCCGAAGATGGACTATTGGATTGCGGCAGAGTGCAAAGGCGGGAAGCCGGAAGGATTAGAAGAGCTGATCATTCCTGCCTCCAAATGGGCTGTTTTCGAGGTGCATGGTGAGATGCCTGATGCTATGCAGAATACCTGGAAGCAAATCTTCTCAGAGTGGTTCCCTTCCAACCCGTACGAGCATGCTGGGACACCAGAGCTGGAAGTCTACAATGACGATGATCCTTACAGCCCGGACTGCTATTCTGAGATCTGGATACCGGTAAAATAA
- a CDS encoding halocarboxylic acid dehydrogenase DehI family protein — protein MKKIQFGIPEIFEESASASLKVLYGDIKQVLKVPIINFIFRALAQYEKFLYTGWQQVRSSMLTMSAERAAASLREPSLSFVPERYDWASIMGMERLKKVEKIVFTFNYVNPKLLLIALAWQESLGYRPIKGVALSGGLIEPGILLGLPSIRLIDFPEADSRQKELLWDIMTVKHSYDIASDYRALALYPEFLQPVWSGMKEYVSSDEFSLRSRSIKEHARQLVHTNFPYPVIITPEDLAGMYSHKDAAGIMAVIALFSDFLADLIIEGECIRRFLYAPLKSG, from the coding sequence TTGAAAAAAATACAATTCGGCATTCCGGAAATTTTTGAGGAAAGCGCTTCAGCTTCACTTAAGGTGCTGTATGGTGATATAAAGCAAGTTTTAAAGGTGCCCATTATCAATTTTATCTTCCGGGCGCTGGCACAATACGAAAAATTTCTTTATACAGGGTGGCAGCAGGTGCGTTCCAGCATGCTCACCATGAGTGCAGAAAGGGCTGCAGCAAGTTTGAGAGAACCGTCCCTTTCTTTCGTGCCTGAACGGTACGACTGGGCGAGTATTATGGGTATGGAGCGTCTGAAAAAAGTTGAAAAAATAGTATTTACTTTCAACTATGTTAATCCCAAGCTTCTTTTGATTGCATTGGCCTGGCAGGAAAGTTTGGGGTACAGGCCGATAAAGGGCGTGGCCTTGTCAGGTGGATTGATAGAGCCGGGAATTTTACTGGGACTGCCATCCATCCGGCTGATCGATTTTCCGGAAGCTGACAGCAGGCAAAAGGAGTTACTCTGGGATATTATGACTGTGAAGCACAGCTATGATATTGCAAGTGATTACCGCGCACTTGCTTTATATCCTGAATTTCTGCAGCCGGTCTGGTCTGGGATGAAAGAGTATGTATCTTCTGATGAGTTTTCACTGAGGTCCAGGAGCATTAAGGAGCATGCCAGGCAGCTCGTCCATACAAACTTTCCTTATCCTGTTATTATCACGCCTGAAGATCTGGCGGGCATGTACTCACATAAGGATGCTGCCGGCATAATGGCAGTGATAGCCCTTTTTTCTGATTTTCTTGCAGATCTTATCATAGAAGGTGAGTGCATCCGCCGTTTTTTATATGCGCCATTAAAATCCGGTTGA
- a CDS encoding sensor histidine kinase, which yields MIGVWALLFTIFINGVLSAFLLASNYSHRDFFHSDSFMYSVNEAAGYLSMFELHDLNLAEAKEAITVSDAEIEEHRTRYGSLPAQIDNINAQYEAVIMGAADSGNIEAEEGFIKERDEKIADITKNFQSDDHVRPKVVKEKEEKLEALFKQREQYREEYQTVKKNFLYYFKNDQNGKVVTNVDLKSGETAEEYFRGDEVQFATNFYVGPDSFFYTLPHETEMIDPLLNAIGDYEGKIAVASSIGPSNSFYYESQAYKLNQLVLGIMAAAGMAAFLLWIMVTRRSAALKTEMGKWVPFYNKLPIDTRILFFLLSALGASLCMPVIIDCVRNWIEVPYDRLELIAFIIAGTVLWGLALVQFFYILAVVRDGNRFQNEWKKSLLHEGGSVLKSAYTQSKRALEDAFLQWSTSTKMLIMFILVFAMGALSIIILIDPIFIIVYLIILFGLGTRIAMSLVRKIGYFNRIVQYTEELSSGNLGPDLEVAGRSVLADHAANVNLLKEAVRTSQKQEAKSERLKTELITNVSHDLRTPLTSIITYTELLKQEGIEADERKAYLEIIDRKSQRLKVLIEDLFEVSKMASGNIELAKTKADLVQLLQQSLGEYDEMIQGSSLNFRVTKPDKPLAAMVDGQKIWRVFDNLIGNILKYSLENSRVYISIRETGRKAEITFKNVSKYELNDNAEELSERFKRGDESRHTDGSGLGLAIAKSIIDLHEGELEIGTDGDLFKVILILPLEE from the coding sequence ATGATTGGCGTATGGGCACTTTTGTTCACCATTTTCATCAATGGGGTGCTTTCAGCTTTTCTTTTAGCAAGCAATTATTCTCATCGTGATTTTTTTCATTCAGATTCTTTCATGTATTCAGTTAATGAAGCAGCCGGATATTTAAGCATGTTTGAGCTGCATGATCTTAACTTAGCGGAAGCCAAAGAGGCCATAACGGTATCAGACGCTGAAATTGAGGAACATCGGACGAGATACGGTTCCCTGCCGGCACAGATAGATAATATCAATGCACAGTACGAAGCTGTCATTATGGGTGCGGCCGATTCCGGAAATATTGAAGCAGAAGAAGGTTTTATCAAGGAAAGAGATGAAAAAATCGCTGACATTACAAAGAATTTTCAAAGTGATGACCATGTCAGGCCTAAGGTGGTCAAGGAAAAGGAAGAAAAGCTTGAAGCGCTTTTCAAACAAAGGGAACAGTACCGGGAAGAATATCAAACGGTTAAAAAGAACTTTCTGTATTATTTTAAAAATGACCAGAATGGAAAGGTAGTTACAAATGTTGATTTAAAAAGCGGTGAGACAGCAGAAGAGTATTTCCGTGGAGATGAAGTGCAGTTTGCAACAAATTTTTACGTGGGGCCAGATTCATTTTTCTATACTCTGCCCCATGAAACTGAAATGATTGATCCCCTTCTGAATGCCATTGGCGATTATGAAGGGAAAATTGCTGTTGCCTCCAGTATAGGGCCTTCAAATTCATTTTATTATGAAAGCCAAGCTTATAAGCTAAATCAATTGGTACTTGGAATTATGGCTGCCGCTGGTATGGCTGCTTTCCTTCTCTGGATAATGGTCACGCGCAGATCTGCGGCATTAAAAACCGAAATGGGAAAATGGGTGCCTTTTTATAATAAGCTGCCGATCGATACCAGAATTCTCTTTTTCCTGCTTTCTGCCCTGGGTGCATCACTTTGTATGCCTGTCATTATAGACTGCGTCAGAAACTGGATAGAAGTCCCGTATGACAGGCTGGAGCTGATTGCATTTATTATAGCTGGAACAGTCTTGTGGGGATTGGCATTGGTGCAGTTTTTCTATATTTTAGCTGTAGTGAGGGACGGAAACCGATTCCAAAATGAATGGAAAAAGAGTCTTCTCCATGAAGGAGGAAGTGTTCTCAAAAGTGCTTATACACAATCCAAAAGAGCTTTGGAAGATGCCTTTTTACAATGGAGCACAAGCACCAAAATGCTCATCATGTTCATCCTCGTGTTTGCTATGGGAGCCCTTTCCATCATCATTCTTATAGATCCAATATTTATCATTGTGTATCTTATCATTCTATTTGGTTTGGGCACGCGGATTGCCATGAGCCTTGTAAGAAAGATCGGCTATTTTAACCGCATCGTCCAATATACGGAGGAATTGTCTTCAGGAAATCTGGGTCCGGATCTGGAAGTTGCAGGGAGATCTGTCCTGGCTGACCATGCTGCCAATGTCAATCTATTGAAGGAAGCGGTGCGGACTTCACAGAAGCAGGAAGCCAAGAGCGAGCGCCTGAAAACAGAGCTGATCACGAATGTGAGCCATGATCTCCGGACTCCTTTGACGTCGATTATCACTTATACAGAGCTATTGAAGCAGGAAGGCATCGAGGCGGATGAGAGGAAGGCGTACCTTGAAATCATAGACCGCAAATCCCAAAGACTGAAGGTTTTGATTGAGGATCTGTTTGAAGTAAGCAAAATGGCAAGCGGAAATATCGAGCTTGCCAAAACGAAAGCAGACCTTGTTCAGCTTCTTCAGCAGTCCCTAGGAGAATATGATGAGATGATTCAGGGATCAAGCCTGAATTTCCGGGTCACAAAACCTGACAAACCGCTGGCTGCTATGGTTGATGGACAAAAAATCTGGCGGGTCTTTGATAATCTGATCGGCAATATCCTGAAGTACTCACTGGAAAACAGCCGTGTGTATATCTCTATCCGGGAAACTGGCCGAAAAGCGGAAATCACTTTCAAGAATGTCTCCAAATATGAGCTTAATGATAACGCAGAAGAGCTGTCCGAAAGATTTAAACGGGGAGATGAATCACGCCATACTGATGGATCAGGCCTGGGGCTGGCCATCGCCAAATCGATCATTGATTTACATGAAGGAGAGCTTGAAATCGGGACTGACGGCGATCTTTTCAAGGTGATTCTTATACTGCCATTGGAGGAGTGA
- a CDS encoding catalase family peroxidase encodes MDGIENTNLAGRAIDSIEGAAGKFPGRKRAHARGSSYKGTFKPNGKAAYLTSAPHLQGGEVPAIVRFSNSSTNPGHSDALTPPKGMAVQFQLPDEDVTNLVCTTVPLFFAKTPESFTKIIELFASIRKGKPDPKSLAGIAKDFPESKAFIELIQEVRLPASYAAAPYYSIHAFYLTTGEGGRQAVKFIWEPEEGVSMYTKKEAAGHLGETYLETELDERLAKGPVRFTLSVQLGEKDDPTDDPTVLWPGDRQKIAVGELTVNRRLEDSNEEFFDPTILPEGIECSEDPILHFRHEAYHESRKRRESEKKEGL; translated from the coding sequence ATGGATGGCATTGAAAATACTAATCTTGCCGGACGTGCCATAGACAGTATTGAAGGAGCAGCCGGGAAGTTCCCTGGCCGCAAAAGGGCGCATGCACGGGGAAGCTCCTATAAAGGAACTTTTAAGCCAAACGGAAAAGCCGCCTATTTAACGTCTGCCCCTCATCTGCAGGGTGGCGAGGTGCCGGCTATCGTCCGTTTTTCCAACAGCTCAACAAATCCTGGACACAGTGATGCCCTGACTCCTCCTAAAGGAATGGCAGTTCAATTCCAGCTGCCTGACGAAGACGTTACAAACCTTGTATGCACGACAGTTCCGCTGTTCTTTGCGAAAACGCCTGAATCCTTCACCAAAATCATCGAGCTGTTCGCCTCTATCCGAAAGGGGAAGCCTGATCCTAAATCATTAGCAGGCATTGCTAAAGACTTTCCTGAAAGCAAGGCGTTCATTGAATTGATCCAGGAGGTGAGACTGCCTGCAAGCTATGCGGCAGCTCCTTACTATTCTATCCATGCCTTTTACCTCACCACCGGGGAGGGAGGACGGCAGGCAGTTAAATTCATCTGGGAGCCGGAAGAAGGGGTCAGCATGTATACAAAAAAAGAAGCAGCCGGCCATCTTGGGGAAACATACCTCGAAACAGAGCTGGATGAGAGGCTGGCAAAAGGTCCAGTCCGCTTTACATTATCTGTGCAGCTGGGAGAAAAAGATGACCCGACAGATGATCCTACAGTGCTATGGCCGGGAGACAGGCAAAAGATTGCGGTTGGGGAGCTGACGGTCAACCGCAGGCTCGAAGATTCAAATGAAGAGTTTTTTGATCCAACCATTCTACCTGAAGGCATTGAATGCAGCGAAGATCCTATCCTCCATTTCCGGCATGAAGCCTACCATGAATCGAGGAAAAGGCGTGAAAGCGAGAAGAAGGAAGGGCTTTAA
- a CDS encoding PadR family transcriptional regulator: MKRDKHLPLTETVYYILLSLLEPAHGYIILQKVEELSGGEVRMAAGTLYGALENLQKLKFIQPVKSDDSRRKVFVISEKGKEMLLLDYQRMQHMTRITEEALKE; this comes from the coding sequence ATGAAAAGAGATAAGCATCTCCCGCTTACAGAAACGGTTTATTATATTTTATTATCATTGCTCGAACCGGCACACGGCTACATTATCCTTCAGAAGGTAGAAGAGCTGAGCGGCGGGGAAGTCAGGATGGCTGCAGGTACATTGTATGGAGCATTGGAAAATCTGCAGAAGCTGAAATTCATTCAGCCTGTTAAAAGCGATGACAGCAGGCGGAAGGTATTCGTCATCAGCGAAAAAGGAAAGGAAATGCTGCTCCTGGATTATCAAAGAATGCAGCACATGACCAGGATCACGGAGGAAGCGTTAAAAGAATAG
- a CDS encoding ABC transporter substrate-binding protein, whose protein sequence is MLDAPGPWGTGPFVLSEGYSSIQNIPALIENAPFAAAWLTVMEERTRYVILDANKAYHNRGRGPKLDKAVFRNDLTKEQALELCKNTEGQVNIVTELSPDEAEGTVASKYARLVISNGNEAVAGIFNRYRKNVNFDSLSLRLAINLALDRELLIENAYNGFAEAPPALTPSFAQDFPPELKPFPFDPGQARSLLAEGAYPSGRVLRMASFQKHQKLLKATAAQIQNGLGIQVEYSILPAEQEVYWRRLIAEKKFNPPWDIFIGEASALFYEGTPAYFHRELLGRDGSLRTGPVLNEFEEIYAKMSAETDRSRLLEAARDVDRFVHHHALLLFLCVPDKLYAVNKHVDFKPYATTFELAETSVDAGHWSRR, encoded by the coding sequence GTGCTGGATGCACCCGGCCCGTGGGGTACCGGACCATTTGTTTTATCAGAAGGATATTCTTCGATTCAAAATATACCAGCGTTAATTGAGAATGCCCCTTTTGCGGCTGCTTGGCTGACAGTAATGGAGGAAAGGACCCGCTATGTTATCTTGGATGCAAATAAAGCTTATCATAATCGCGGCCGGGGACCAAAGCTGGATAAAGCCGTTTTTCGGAACGACCTGACGAAAGAGCAGGCACTGGAGCTGTGCAAAAACACAGAAGGTCAGGTGAATATTGTGACTGAACTTTCTCCCGATGAGGCGGAAGGAACAGTGGCTTCCAAGTATGCCAGGCTTGTCATTTCTAATGGAAACGAAGCGGTCGCAGGGATTTTCAACAGATATCGTAAGAACGTAAATTTTGACAGTCTGTCCCTCCGCCTCGCCATTAATCTAGCCTTGGACCGTGAATTGCTGATTGAAAACGCATATAACGGGTTTGCGGAGGCACCGCCAGCCTTGACACCTTCTTTTGCACAAGATTTTCCTCCGGAGCTCAAACCATTCCCTTTTGATCCCGGGCAGGCGCGTTCTCTTCTGGCTGAAGGTGCCTATCCCAGCGGCCGGGTGCTCCGTATGGCATCTTTCCAGAAACACCAAAAGCTATTGAAGGCCACGGCAGCACAAATACAGAATGGTCTGGGCATCCAGGTGGAATATTCAATACTTCCTGCCGAACAGGAAGTATATTGGAGGCGCCTGATTGCAGAAAAGAAGTTCAATCCTCCATGGGACATTTTTATTGGTGAAGCGTCCGCGCTGTTTTACGAAGGAACACCTGCTTATTTTCACCGGGAGCTACTCGGCCGTGACGGATCGCTGCGTACCGGACCTGTTCTCAATGAGTTTGAGGAGATATATGCTAAAATGTCAGCAGAAACCGACAGGTCCAGGTTGCTGGAGGCTGCAAGGGATGTTGACCGTTTCGTCCATCATCATGCCCTGCTTTTGTTTCTTTGTGTTCCGGATAAACTTTATGCTGTCAACAAGCATGTTGATTTCAAGCCCTATGCAACAACCTTTGAACTGGCAGAAACATCGGTGGATGCAGGACATTGGTCAAGAAGATAG
- a CDS encoding response regulator transcription factor, producing the protein MENYNVLVVDDEKEIRDAIEIYLKNEGITVLKAGDGIEALEMLNEHQVHLIVLDVMMPNLDGISATYKIREKKNIPIIILSAKSEDTDKILGLQVGADDYVTKPFNPMELVARVKSQLRRYVSFGTFEGIRKVVDLNGLTLEKETKEVKVNGEPVKLTPIEYKIVELLMLNAGRVFSIQEIYELVWKEPGYNAENTVAVHIRKIREKIEIDAKNPRYLKVVWGVGYKMER; encoded by the coding sequence ATGGAAAATTATAATGTACTTGTGGTAGATGATGAAAAAGAGATCCGGGACGCGATTGAAATTTATTTAAAAAACGAAGGAATTACGGTGCTGAAGGCGGGCGATGGCATTGAAGCGCTCGAGATGCTCAATGAACACCAGGTCCATCTGATCGTCCTGGATGTGATGATGCCGAATCTGGACGGCATTTCAGCAACTTATAAAATCAGGGAGAAAAAGAATATCCCGATTATCATCCTGAGCGCGAAAAGCGAGGATACCGACAAAATCCTGGGGCTGCAGGTCGGGGCTGATGACTATGTAACCAAGCCTTTCAATCCTATGGAACTGGTCGCAAGGGTTAAGTCACAGCTGAGAAGATATGTGTCATTCGGGACGTTTGAAGGCATCAGAAAAGTCGTGGATCTGAATGGCCTGACGCTTGAAAAGGAAACAAAGGAAGTCAAGGTTAATGGCGAGCCTGTCAAGCTTACACCGATAGAATATAAAATAGTAGAGCTGCTCATGCTTAATGCCGGCCGGGTATTTTCCATCCAGGAGATCTATGAACTGGTCTGGAAGGAACCGGGCTATAATGCAGAAAATACGGTTGCCGTACATATCAGGAAAATACGGGAAAAGATAGAGATCGATGCAAAAAATCCAAGATATTTAAAGGTGGTTTGGGGAGTTGGATACAAGATGGAAAGGTAG
- a CDS encoding membrane protein: MLFWLSMVFAIGFALIHFSSKYMNFIEETPRSRILSIAGGIAVAYVFLHLLPELNGYQESLEDSIGTDAGKYIENHIYLIAMIGLAIFYGLERIVKVSKKKKKDKTENQTSAGVFWIHIGSFFIYNSIIGYLLIREEFESPWGMFFYFIALSIHFITNDRGLRRDHREVYDKYGRKLLTAAIMLGWVIGAFMEVHDLIISILVAFLAGGVVLNVLKEELPEERESSFAAFCIGLAGYSVLLMVI; the protein is encoded by the coding sequence ATGCTCTTTTGGCTCAGCATGGTTTTTGCCATCGGTTTTGCGCTCATCCATTTCTCCTCAAAATATATGAATTTTATTGAAGAAACCCCAAGGAGCAGAATCCTTTCCATAGCCGGCGGCATTGCCGTTGCTTATGTGTTCCTGCACCTGCTCCCGGAATTGAATGGCTATCAGGAGAGCCTGGAGGATTCGATCGGGACGGATGCTGGAAAATATATTGAGAATCATATTTATCTGATTGCCATGATCGGGCTGGCGATATTCTATGGCCTTGAACGGATTGTGAAGGTTTCTAAAAAGAAGAAGAAAGACAAGACGGAAAATCAGACTTCGGCAGGCGTGTTCTGGATTCACATCGGATCTTTTTTTATTTACAACAGCATCATCGGCTATCTCCTCATCCGCGAGGAATTTGAAAGCCCTTGGGGCATGTTTTTTTATTTTATAGCTTTAAGCATTCACTTCATCACCAATGACAGGGGGCTAAGGCGGGATCACCGGGAAGTTTATGACAAATACGGCCGCAAGCTCCTGACTGCAGCAATTATGCTCGGCTGGGTGATCGGAGCTTTTATGGAAGTCCATGACCTGATCATTTCAATCCTTGTCGCTTTCCTGGCCGGAGGAGTTGTTCTGAATGTGCTGAAGGAAGAGCTTCCCGAAGAGCGGGAAAGCAGCTTTGCGGCCTTCTGCATCGGCCTTGCCGGCTATTCAGTACTCCTTATGGTCATTTAA
- a CDS encoding class I SAM-dependent methyltransferase yields MTKLTSIQGWLAPHSIEWYEQLGKLEGKYLYPWDSFINEPNGESIFDSEAEELSVNQKVLDVGCGEGRFTMHFASFAKEIVGVDASEAFIMEGHRQRMPNVSFINANTKSGLPFANKEFDFAYIRKGPTSAYPLLKRAVKDGGHILGLHPGDSQGRELPGLFPVLFEEKTGTPILKGLENRAENSNFTNATIEEVTSIEYLKSPLDVIKLACFGQLPSITAFVKEKYGSEITRIFNQYAASRGLAITHSRYIVRAAV; encoded by the coding sequence TTGACAAAACTCACTTCTATTCAGGGCTGGCTGGCACCACATTCAATCGAATGGTATGAACAGCTCGGCAAATTGGAAGGAAAATATCTGTATCCTTGGGATTCATTCATTAATGAGCCGAATGGAGAATCTATATTTGACAGCGAGGCTGAAGAATTGTCGGTCAATCAGAAAGTTCTTGACGTGGGGTGCGGGGAAGGCCGTTTTACCATGCACTTTGCCTCATTTGCCAAGGAAATTGTGGGGGTTGATGCATCAGAGGCGTTCATCATGGAAGGGCATCGACAGCGGATGCCTAATGTATCTTTTATCAATGCAAATACAAAAAGCGGCCTGCCATTTGCCAATAAGGAGTTTGATTTTGCCTATATTAGAAAAGGACCCACTTCTGCTTACCCTCTTTTAAAGAGAGCGGTGAAAGACGGCGGGCATATCCTGGGCCTTCATCCGGGCGACAGTCAGGGCCGGGAATTGCCTGGGTTGTTTCCGGTTCTATTTGAAGAAAAAACGGGTACTCCTATTCTAAAAGGACTGGAGAATCGTGCAGAGAATTCCAATTTTACGAATGCGACAATTGAAGAGGTGACCAGTATTGAATATCTCAAGTCACCGCTGGACGTCATCAAACTGGCCTGTTTCGGACAGCTGCCATCTATAACAGCATTCGTCAAGGAAAAATACGGCTCTGAAATCACCAGGATTTTCAATCAGTATGCAGCTTCCAGAGGATTGGCCATTACTCATTCCAGATATATCGTCCGGGCAGCTGTTTAA
- a CDS encoding RNA polymerase sigma factor, with product MTGTEIANSYETHKKRLFHISYSITRDSYLAEDAVQETFIKALNKAHTIIDKEKLGAWLSVTAARTAIDFVRRERKKSCQPMELEAIEALGSVNSEAVDSMVEAQLMEAQINRAINTLGDGYRDILHLKASKGLKEKEIAEMLNLKPCTVKTRLYRARKRLKPLFMGAANI from the coding sequence ATGACTGGGACAGAAATAGCAAATTCATATGAAACTCATAAAAAAAGGCTCTTCCATATCAGCTATTCTATTACAAGAGACTCTTATTTAGCCGAAGATGCTGTCCAGGAAACATTCATTAAGGCACTTAATAAGGCACACACCATTATAGACAAGGAGAAGCTGGGAGCGTGGCTGTCTGTTACTGCAGCCAGAACAGCAATTGATTTTGTACGCAGGGAACGGAAGAAAAGCTGCCAGCCTATGGAATTAGAGGCAATCGAAGCTCTGGGGAGTGTTAATAGCGAAGCGGTTGACAGCATGGTAGAGGCCCAGCTGATGGAGGCGCAGATCAATCGGGCGATTAATACTCTAGGGGATGGCTACAGAGATATCCTGCACCTCAAAGCAAGCAAGGGACTGAAGGAAAAAGAGATTGCAGAGATGCTTAACCTGAAGCCATGTACAGTAAAAACAAGATTGTACAGGGCGAGGAAAAGATTGAAGCCTTTATTTATGGGAGCGGCGAATATATAG